Part of the Ruegeria sp. AD91A genome, ATCTCGTTGAATTTCCGAGCGTTGTTTCAGCCGTGCAATGCGCGATTGAATGGCAGGACCAAATGGAAGGCCCGCTGGTGTTTCGCATAGGCATCAACTTGGGTGACGTAATTGTCGAGGATGATGACTTGTTTGGTGAAGGGATCAACGTCGCTGCCCGCCTGGAGGCACTTGCGGAACCGGGTGGAATTTGTCTTTCCGAGGATGCATGGCGTCAATCGAAAGGAAAAGTTGAGGCACAGTTTGAGGATCTTGGTGCCAAGCACCTAAAAAATATAGCTGAACCGGTGCGTGTGTATCGCCTGACATCCGGTGTACGCTCTTTCCCCGATGAACTGCAAATGGCAGCACGACGCAACGATTCAAATTCGACCTGGAAGCCTCCCACCGTTCTCCTTTCACCGTTTCGACACCAGGGTGCCAGCATTGACGCAGAAAGCCTGGCCTCAGGGCTGACTGAAACCCTGGGCTCGGCGCTTGCCCATTTTGAGGAGTTCGAACTCATAGATCCCAGTAGTGCGAAGCAGGCCATCGCAAACTCCGGAGCTCTCGAAGCCGGTCGTCGGCTTGGAGCCGAATTCGCGCTAGAAGGCATGGTACAGGTTGCGGTTCAAAAGGCACGCATAAGTGTGCAGCTTGTGAAAGTCTCCAATGGTCAACGGGTTTGGTCCGACACACTCGACCGCAGCCTTGATGATGTCTTTGAGCTTCAGGATGACATCACCGCGTTGGTCGCATCCACAATGAGCGATGCGGTCGGTGAGGAGCAGGCGAAGGCGATTGCCGAGAAACCGGATTCCGAGCTCTCGCTTCATGAGCAGGTTGTGCGCGGTCTTCAGCTCCTTCACCGGGTCAATCCCAAAGACAACGAAGTCGCCAGAGGCCACTTCGAGAACGTATTGCAATCAGATCCCAAGGGGCTTTGGCCCAAGCTCTGCCTTTGCTGGACATATGCCATAGAACTGGCCGGCGGCTGGCCGTCAACGCGAGCAGATGCACTCGAGTTCACCCTCAACGAAATGATCGATCTAATGCGCCGCTATCCGCGTTCTGCTCACATTCACCGGCTTATGAGCCGCCTGCGCTATTTCGAAAGCGATTACGCAAAAGGCGTGGCCCATGCCGAACGGGCCTACGAGTTAAACCCATATCATAGCGACATGATGATCGCACTTGGCCTTGCGCGATTGTGGAATGGTGAGCCGGAACAGGCCTTGGTCCATCTTGAACGTGCATTTGCAACAAATCAGTATGCGCCTGATGTCTTCAAAAATTACTTATCGCTTGCCTATTTCCTACACGATCGCAGTGACGACGCACTCAAGATCCTGGCAAGCAGCGAGGGCGGGCAGACAATCACAAGACTTTACCGGATACTCAACTTGGTAGGATCCGATCAGGTTGAGGAAGCAAAGACAGAGGCACAGTCGTTGCTTGGCGAATACCCAGACTTTCGCCTCGACCGCACACAACTAATAAATTCGTTTCGGCGTGGTGAGGATCGCACGCGTGTCGTTGAAGCCTTGCGGACGGCAGGCCTGCCGGGATGAGCCATTGGGGCCAGGGCCGAAACCATCCTCAGACAATG contains:
- a CDS encoding adenylate/guanylate cyclase domain-containing protein, whose amino-acid sequence is MENSKPKRRLAAIFAADVVGFSNMMGEDEAGTLAHLKDCERKLIQPTVANYLGSIVKKMGDGYLVEFPSVVSAVQCAIEWQDQMEGPLVFRIGINLGDVIVEDDDLFGEGINVAARLEALAEPGGICLSEDAWRQSKGKVEAQFEDLGAKHLKNIAEPVRVYRLTSGVRSFPDELQMAARRNDSNSTWKPPTVLLSPFRHQGASIDAESLASGLTETLGSALAHFEEFELIDPSSAKQAIANSGALEAGRRLGAEFALEGMVQVAVQKARISVQLVKVSNGQRVWSDTLDRSLDDVFELQDDITALVASTMSDAVGEEQAKAIAEKPDSELSLHEQVVRGLQLLHRVNPKDNEVARGHFENVLQSDPKGLWPKLCLCWTYAIELAGGWPSTRADALEFTLNEMIDLMRRYPRSAHIHRLMSRLRYFESDYAKGVAHAERAYELNPYHSDMMIALGLARLWNGEPEQALVHLERAFATNQYAPDVFKNYLSLAYFLHDRSDDALKILASSEGGQTITRLYRILNLVGSDQVEEAKTEAQSLLGEYPDFRLDRTQLINSFRRGEDRTRVVEALRTAGLPG